A single genomic interval of Apteryx mantelli isolate bAptMan1 chromosome 21, bAptMan1.hap1, whole genome shotgun sequence harbors:
- the CIZ1 gene encoding cip1-interacting zinc finger protein isoform X4: MNGRPRRRLPCSMAARLIRTSPAAGASLALPRFVSGSPRSGLPRHVQPAAVPAAAAAAPAPPPAAAAAPPAPPSAGAAGRPVLCGLGAEEFSLTSNSLIDNLSALEIPGEWKKEDTVGLPPPQQQQMLSLRATNQPSLLNANPMLQRALLMQQMQGNLRGFNMTAPALQQFFPQATRHSLLGPPPVGVSLKPTRLGFPSLPFQRQNRIFRKDFQRVPDRKRELDPGSSSQTQGDEKMEIPEEVQAGSEQNNSLPSAEPRTPTESVLNIEPAAKRLKSVTEESTLEDATGSKEAGESSTQVQADGTDRVKEYTVEDLSKERKFSEEPKVPEVLSSGGSLKVTIQQSSESRAISTTALKPGHWTCEVGAADPSSESVLKFYCYICKTDCCSQQNFQSHMAGIQHQQRLGEIQHMSNVCFVSLLPMVKERKMLAEKDGETQQRWCNTCQIHFTGDLIKHRRTQEHKLAKRSLRPFCTVCSRHFKTPRKFVEHMKSPEHKQKAKEVRLGEKELGSPEDSEELITVDAVGCFEDDEEEEEEEEGAGEEEDLDVVLIENEDSAAKQTGLKEVTLEDYEGSEKYCPDTAYEIQGSKASCHSCLSRGSFAFPGLQLPIAG, translated from the exons ATGaatgggcggccgcggcggcggctcccctgcTCAATGGCTGCTAGGCTGATACGCACCAGCCCCGCAGCCGGTGCCTCCCTCGCCCTGCCGCGTTTTGTCTCGGGCTCGCCCCGCTCGGGGCTCCCCAGACATGTTCAACCAGCAGCAgttccagcagcagctgctgcagctccagcacctcctccagcagcagcagcagcaccaccagcaccacccTCCGCCGGCGCAGCAGGGAGGCCG GTTTTATGTGGGCTTGGTGCTGAGGAGTTCTCTCTGACCTCAAATTCCTTGATAGACAATCTGTCAGCTTTGGAAATTCCAGGAGAGTGGAAGAAAGAGGATACAGT GGGTTTGCCACCACCACAACAGCAACAGATGCTGAGCTTACGGGCAACGAATCAACCATCACTACTCAATGCCAATCCTATGCTTCAGCGGGCCTTACTCATGCAACAGATGCAAG GAAACTTGCGTGGATTTAACATGACAGCCCCAGCACTGCAGCAGTTTTTCCCTCAGGCTACAAGACATTCCCTCCTGGGGCCACCACCTGTTGGGGTCTCGTTAAAGCCGACGCGGCTGGGCTTCCCCAGCCTTCCCTTCCAACGGCAGAACCGGATTTTTCGCAAG GATTTCCAGAGGGTCCCTGACAGGAAGCGGGAACTAGATCCAGGTTCTTCGTCTCAGACGCAAGGTGATGAGAAAATGGAAATCCCAGAGGAAGTGCAAGCAGGGTCAGAGCAGAACAACTCCTTGCCATCCGCAG AGCCAAGAACTCCAACAGAATCTGTGTTGAACATTGAGCCTGCTGCAAAGAGACTGAAGAG TGTGACAGAAGAGTCTACATTAGAGGATGCAACAGGCAGCAAGGAAGCAGGAGAGTCGAGCACACAAGTCCAAGCTGATG GTACAGACCGTGTGAAGGAGTACACAGTTGAAGACCTCTCTAAAGAGAGGAAATTCTCTGAGGAACCAAAGGTCCCCGAG GTGTTGAGCTCTGGAGGTTCACTGAAAGTGACTATCCAGCAGAGCAGTGAGAGCAGAGCTATCAGTACAACGGCTCTGAAACCAGGGCACTGGACCTGCGAGGTGGGCGCAGCTGATCCTAGCTCTGAATCAGTCCTTAAATTCTACTGTTACATCTGCAAGACTGACTGCTGCAGTCAGCAG AATTTCCAATCCCACATGGCTGGGATTCAGCACCAGCAGCGACTTGGGGAGATTCAGCACATGAGCAATGTTTGTTTTGTCTCACTGCTGCCCATGGTGAAGGAGCGAAAAATGCTGGCAGAGAAAGATGG AGAGACCCAGCAGCGATGGTGTAACACTTGTCAGATACACTTCACAGGGGATCTAATCAAACATCGCAGGACCCAGGAACACAAG tTGGCCAAACGCTCACTCCGTCCTTTTTGCACTGTCTGCAGCCGCCACTTCAAGACCCCTCGCAAGTTTGTGGAGCATATGAAGTCCCCTGAGCACAAACAGAAAGCCAAAGAG GTGAGGCTGggagagaaggagctgggcaGCCCAGAAGATTCAGAGGAGTTGATCACAGTGGATGCTGTTGGCTGTTTTGAAgatgatgaggaggaggaggaggaggaagagggagctggtgaggaggaagacCTTGATGTAGTGCTGATAGAGAATGAGGATTCTGCTGccaagcag ACTGGGCTGAAAGAAGTGACTTTGGAGGATTATGAAGGAAGCGAGAAGTACTGTCCAGACACAGCCTATG